One stretch of Glycine soja cultivar W05 chromosome 7, ASM419377v2, whole genome shotgun sequence DNA includes these proteins:
- the LOC114418816 gene encoding hydroquinone glucosyltransferase-like, whose protein sequence is MEKTVHIAVVPGPGFSHLVPILQFSKRLVQLHPNFHVTCLIPTLVSPPSASISILQTLPPNINTIFLQPVKPEDLPQGATIETQIQLIVALSMPSIHQALKTLTSRTRFVALVADSSAFDALDFAKEFNMLSYIYLPISATTLSWYFYVPMLDKETSCEYRDFPEPIKIPGCVPIHGRDLNNIVRDRSSEVYKTFLQRAWRFRFVDGVLMNTFLEMETSPIRALKEEGRGYPPVYPVGPIVQSGGDDTKGLECETWLDKQQVGSVLYVSFGSGGTLSQEQINELACGLELSNYKFLWVVRAPSSLASDAYLSAQKDVDPLHFLPCGFLERTKEKGMVVPSWAPQIQVLSHSSVGGFLTHCGWNSILERVLKGVPFITWPLFAEQRMNAVLLCEGLKVGVRPRVSENGLVQREEIVKVIKCLMEGEEGGKMSGRMNELKEAATNALKEDGSSTKTLSQRRWSTMILGTNGCYM, encoded by the exons ATGGAGAAAACAGTACACATAGCAGTAGTTCCTGGTCCTGGCTTTAGCCACTTGGTCCCAATTCTTCAGTTCTCCAAGAGACTTGTTCAGCTCCATCCAAACTTTCATGTCACATGCCTAATTCCCACACTCGTGTCTCCCCCAAGTGCCTCAATATCCATCCTTCAAACTCTTCCACCAAACATCAACACTATTTTTCTTCAACCGGTGAAACCTGAGGACCTACCACAAGGGGCTACCATAGAAACTCAAATTCAGCTCATAGTGGCTCTCTCTATGCCCTCCATACATCAGGCCCTGAAGACCTTAACTTCAAGGACTCGCTTTGTGGCCTTGGTGGCTGATTCTTCTGCCTTTGACGCATTAGATTTTGCTAAGGAGTTCAACATGTTGTCCTATATTTACCTCCCCATATCAGCAACAACACTTTCTTGGTACTTCTATGTGCCCATGTTGGATAAGGAGACATCATGTGAGTACAGAGATTTTCCTGAGCCTATTAAAATACCAGGTTGTGTACCAATTCATGGCCGGGATCTCAATAACATAGTTCGAGATCGATCAAGTGAAGTTTATAAAACCTTTCTCCAACGTGCTTGGCGATTCCGTTTTGTTGATGGTGTCTTAATGAATACCTTCTTAGAAATGGAAACAAGTCCTATTAGAGCATTGAAAGAGGAGGGAAGAGGGTACCCTCCTGTGTATCCTGTTGGACCAATTGTCCAAAGTGGTGGTGATGATACAAAAGGGTTGGAGTGTGAAACATGGTTGGACAAACAGCAAGTTGGTTCTGTCTTGTATGTTTCTTTTGGGAGTGGTGGAACACTCTCACAAGAGCAAATCAATGAGCTTGCTTGTGGTTTGGAATTGAGTAATTATAAGTTCTTATGGGTTGTGAGAGCACCAAGCAGTTTAGCCAGTGATGCATATCTTAGTGCACAAAAAGATGTTGATCCTCTGCATTTCTTGCCATGTGGGTTTTTGGAGAGAACCAAAGAGAAAGGTATGGTTGTTCCTTCATGGGCACCCCAAATTCAAGTCCTTAGTCACAGCTCAGTTGGAGGGTTCTTGACTCACTGTGGCTGGAATTCAATCCTTGAGAGAGTGCTAAAGGGTGTGCCATTCATCACATGGCCACTGTTTGCGGAGCAGAGAATGAATGCGGTTCTGCTATGTGAGGGTCTCAAAGTGGGAGTGAGGCCAAGAGTTAGTGAAAATGGCTTGGTGCAAAGGGAAGAAATTGTGAAGGTGATAAAGTGTCTGATGGAAGGGGAAGAAGGTGGGAAAATGAGTGGAAGAATGAATGAGTTAAAAGAAGCTGCTACTAATGCACTCAAAGAAG ATGGATCTTCTACAAAGACCCTTTCTCAAAGAAGATGGTCTACAATGATTCTTGGCACCAATGGATGTTACATGTAA